A region of the Caldalkalibacillus uzonensis genome:
GGAGAGCAGGAGGAAACGACGCGTACACTAAGTTTGTGGCGTCATCATTCTCAACAGCAGGATCAGAGACAAGACATTCACCCGTCCTTTTCTAAGGAAGCCTTTATTGATGCCGTGCAAAAAGTGCGGGATTACATTGCCGCTGGCGATGTTTTCCAGGCGAACCTGTCCGTCCGCCAGTCCCGCCCCCTGTTGGTGCCCCCTGTACAGGTTTATAAAGCCTTGCGGGAGATTAATCCTTCGCCGTACATGGGGTATCTTCATTTTCCCGACATGCAGGTGGTCTGCGGCTCTCCGGAGCAGCTGATCCGCTTGAAAAGGGGCCAGCTGAATACCCGCCCCATTGCCGGTACCCGGCCCCGGGGGATGAACCGGGAAGAAGATTTGCGCCTGGCCCGGGAACTGATTAATCACCAAAAGGAACGGGCGGAACATGTGATGCTGGTCGATTTGGAGCGGAATGACCTGGGCCGGGTCTGCCGCTTTGGCAGTGTCAAGGTGACCGAATTTATGGTTATTGAGGAATACTCCCATGTCATGCACATTGTTTCTAATGTGCAGGGACAATTGGCAGCAGGAAAAGATGCCATTGATGTGATTCGGGCTGTGTTTCCGGGGGGAACGATTACCGGGGCCCCTAAAGTGAGGACGATGGAAATCATCGAAGAATTGGAACCGGTCCGGCGGGGCCTTTATACCGGCTCCATCGGCTGGATTGATTTTAACGGCGACATGGAGCTCAACATTGTCATCCGCACCCTTCTGGCCAAGGATGGCTGGGCCCATGTCCAAGCCGGTGCAGGCATTGTCATCGATTCGGTGCCTGAAAAAGAGTATCAGGAATCATTAAACAAAGCGAAAGCGTTGTGGAAAGCGTTAGAGCAGAGTGAGGCCAGGGTGAGCCTGAGCTTAGTTGAGGGAGGACGAGAAAGATGATTGTCATGATCGATAACTATGATTCGTTTACGTATAACCTGGTCCAGTACTTGGGAGAATTAGGTGAAGAACTGCACGTTTACCGCAATGATGCCATTGATTTACAAGGCATTCAACGGCTAAACCCTGATTATATCATGATTTCTCCAGGGCCCTGCACCCCCAATGAGGCAGGCATCAGCCTGGATGTGATCCGCCATTTTGCCGGGAAAATTCCCATTTTCGGGGTTTGTCTGGGCCACCAGTCCATTGCCCAAGTGTTCGGGGGCAAAGTGGTCCGGGCCGAGCGGGTGATGCACGGCAAAACCTCTCCGATTTATCACGACGGAAAAACAGTGTTTGATCAGGTTCCTTCGCCGTTTGAAGCGACGCGCTATCATTCCTTGATTGTGGACAAGGAAAGTTTGCCGTCTGAACTGGAAGTGAGCGCTTGGACGGAGGAAGGAGAGATTATGGCCATTCGCCACAAGCACTTGCCCATTGAAGGGGTGCAGTTCCATCCGGAGTCGATTATCACCCAGCATGGCAAAACGTTACTTAAAAACTTCATCCAATACTATGCACCAAGTAAAACTTAAGGAGGTACAACAGGGATGTTCCTAATTCTTAACGGCGAAGTTGTTGCTCACGAACAGGCCACAATTTCTGTTTATGACCACGGTTTTTTGTACGGGGCCGGCTTGTTCGAAACGTTTCGCACATATAAAGGACATCCCTTTTTATTGGACGACCATTTGGCACGGCTGGAAAAGGGGTGCCGGGAAATCGGTTTGCCTTGGCAGGCGGACCGGGAGCGAGTTGTCTGGCAAATTGAACAGTTATTGAAAGCCAATAACCTGGAGGATGGCCGCTTCCGCCTGAATGTATCGGCTGGGGCGGCCCCCGTTGGACTGCCTTCAACCCCTTATGATAAAGTGACTGAGATTCTGTTCGTCAGCCCTGTGTCGCCAGCTCCGGACTATAAGATATTACGCACTGTCTCCGTCCGCCGCAATGAACCGGAGGGAGATGAGCGCTGGAAATCCCACCATTTTTTAAATAATCTTCTGGCCCAGCGGGAGGTGCCGGCCGGTGCTGAGGGTGTGATGCTGACCAAAAGTGGCAAAGTAGCCGAAGGAGTGGTCAGCAATCTGTTCTTTGTCAAACAGGGAAAGTTATATACCCCTGCCTTGTCCACAGGGATTTTAAATGGCATCACCAGGCAGTGGGTGTTAGCGATGTCTGCTATACTAGGGATTCCGGTTGAAGAAGGGGAGTATGACCTTGCTTTTGCCCAGGAAGCAGACGAGGTATTTATCACCAACTCGGTGCAAGAGCTGGTGGCGGTCACCCAGTGGGATGAGCGGTCCTATCCCTGCCCCTGCTCCCACTTGGTCACCCAGCGTTTACGTGATTGTTATAACCGGTATAAGACGAAGCTATGGTCCATTGACGAGATTGGTGCATATTCCATAGACAAGGGTGAACACAGATGACAAGAGGCAAAATCAAAGCAGGTCCTTATACCCTGGACTTTTCTCAACAAACATATGTTATGGGGATTTTGAATGTAACACCGGACTCATTTTCTGACGGCGGGAAGCATCAGCGTGTGGATCAGGCGGTTGATCATGCCGCCCGGATAATCACTGATGGGGCGGACATTATCGATATTGGCGGGGAATCCACCCGCCCCGGGGCGACACCGGTGCCTGAGGAAGAAGAGCTGGAGCGGGTCATCCCTGTTGTAGAAGCCCTGGCCTCCCGCTTTGACGTTCCCCTCTCCGTTGACACCTATAAAGCCAACGTCGCCAGGGAAGCACTTAAGAAGGGAGCCCACATCATCAATGATGTGTGGGGGGCTAAAGCGGACGAGTCCATGGCCCAGGTGGCAAAAGAAACCGGGGCGCCCATTATTCTGATGCATAACAGGCATAACAAAGACTACCAGCATCTGATCAGGGACATGATCAATGACTTGTATGAAAGCATTCAGCTTGTGCGCCAAGCAGGTGTGAAAGAGGAGCAAATCATCCTTGACCCGGGCATAGGCTTTGCCAAAACGTACGAGCATAATTTAGAAGTGATGCGTTCACTGGATGCGTTCACCGCCTTGGGTTACCCGGTGCTTTTAGGCACCTCCCGCAAATCGATGATCGGCCATACGCTCAATTTGCCTGTTGATCAGCGGGTGGAAGGCACGATTGCCACTGTATGTCTGGGTATCGCCAAAGGGTGTGCCATTGTCCGGGTTCATGATGTCAAAGAAGTATGCCGAGCCGTGAAGATGATGGATGTGATGCTGGGCAGGAAAGGAGGCGGCCAGCATCGATAAAATTGTCTTTCAAGGCATGCAGTTTTATGCCTATCATGGTGTATTTGCGGAAGAGAATAAACTGGGGCAGTCTTATATTGTGGATGTGGAGGCCTACCTTGACCTGAGTGCGGCCGGCCAATCTGACCGCCTGGAAGATACCATTGATTACAGTCTGATTTACCAACTGGTGCAAGGAATCATGGCAAGAAAAGTGTACCGTTTAGTTGAAGCGGTAGCAGAAGATATTGCCGGCCAAATACTTGATACGTTTGAGCAGGTTCAGGCAGTGAAGGTCAAGGTAACCAAGCCCACCCCTCCCATTCCCGGACATTATGCCGGTGTTGCCGTGGAGATTAAGCGCAACCGGGATGCCGGAGGGGATACTTCATGAGCACACTTCCTTTCTACTTGGCTTTGGGCTCCAATTTGGGACAGCGGGAAAGCTATTTGCAGCAGGCCTTAAATCACATAGCCGATCATCCGGATATGCGGCTCAACCAACTGTCCTCCATATATGAAACGGCTCCTGTAGGGTATGTGGAACAGCCTGCTTTTCTCAATATGGTGGTCAAAGGAGAGACGTCACTCCCCGCTCAAGAGCTGCTTCATTTCATCCAGTCTATCGAAAAAAAGCTGGGTAGGACCAGGGATGTGCGCTGGGGCCCCCGTACCATAGATATTGACATGTTGCTATATGATCATATATCTTTAAAAACGGAACATCTTGAACTTCCACACCCCAGAATGACCGAGCGTGCGTTTGTGCTTGTTCCATTAGCTGAAATCGCGCCTAATATGGTAATTCCTGGTACTTATCAGCCTGTCCGTCATCTGCTGGAACAGGTGAACAGAGAGGGTGTAGAGAAGTGGAAGAAGATCGGCTTTATGCTTGGGGAAGACGGATACGTGCATTTCGCAAGTTGAAGGGTTATACACAGAAGGAACTGGCCCGTGCCTTGCATGTATCGGTTTCTGTTTTAGGTGCCGTGGAGCGGGGATATAAAGCACCGTCTCCCGAGTTTTTGGCAGAGATTGCACAGGTCCTGGAGGTCGACCTCCAGGAGTTAAAAGGGGATATGGATCAAGAAAATGGGGAAAGGGGTGACAATGATGACGCTTCAAATCGCCCATATTAAATTTAAAAACCCGGTGGTGTTGGCGCCTATGGCCGGGGTGTGTAACCCGGCATTCCGCTTGATTGCCAAGGAGTTTGGTGCGGGGCTGGTCTGTGCGGAAATGGTGAGTGACAAAGCCCTCATTCACGGCAATTTACGTACCAAAAAAATGCTGTATGTGGATGAGCGGGAAAGACCCATGTCCTTGCAAATTTTTGGCGGCGATCGTCAAACACTGGTTGAAGCGGCCAAAATCGTGGATAAGCAGACCAATGCGGATATTATTGACATTAATATGGGCTGTCCAGCACCCAAAATTATCAAGTGTGATGCTGGGGCCAAGTGGCTGCTTGATCCGAATAAAGTTTACGAGATGGTTGCTGCTGTGGCAGACGCCGTAGAAAAACCGGTGACGGTTAAAATGAGAATCGGTTGGGATGAGGAGCATATTTATGCGGTCGAAAACGCGTTGGCTGCCGAACGGGGAGGGGCCCAGGCCGTGGCTGTGCACGGACGCACCCGTGCCCAAATGTATGAAGGAAAGGCACGCTGGGACGTGATCAAACAAGTGAAAGAAGCAGTTAACATTCCTGTTATTGGCAACGGAGATGTGGACTCCCCACAGAAAGCGAAGCAAATGTTGGATGAGATCGGCGTTGATGGGGTGATGATCGGACGTGCGGCCTTGGGCAATCCATGGATGCTGTATCGCACAGTTAAATACTTGGAAGAAGGAAAGCTATATCCAGAACCAACGCCCAAAGAACGGATTGATATTTGTCAATTGCATATGGATCGTCTCATCGCTCTCAAAGGAGAGAAAATTGCCATCCAAGAGATGCGTAAGCATGCCTCGTGGTACATTAAAGGTATCCGCGGGGCGGCCAAGATCCGCAATCAGATTAATCAAGCTGAAACAAGAGATCAACTGCTTTCCATCCTGTATGATTTCGTTGCTCCATTTGAAGAACAGGCACAAGCGGTTTAATATCCTATTGACATGAGCAAAGGTTTAACCTATAATACGGTAAGATTTTCTAGAATGAACTGCCAGTTGATCAACCGACTGGCAGTTTTTCTACAACTAGCTTCCTTTATATTCTGAGCCTAGTCTAAGTGGCCAACCTCCCACGTATATGACTAGGAGACTTTTACGATGTTTGGGGGAGTCCATCATGTCAGAAAAGGAAACTATCCTTACAGCTGAAGGATTAAAAAAACTGGAGCAAGAGCTGGAGCATCTTAAATCGGTAAAACGCAAAGAAGTGGCTGAACGTATCAAGCTGGCCATCAGCTATGGAGATATTAGTGAAAACTCTGAATATGACGATGCCAAAAATGAGCAAGCGTTTATTGAAGGTCGTATTATCACTTTGGAAAAAATGCTGCGCAATGCACGCGTCATACAGGATGATGAAGTGGACACTGAAATTGTAGGTATTGGTTCTCGTGTCACCTTAAAGGATCTTGAATTTGATGATGTGGTGGAATATACAATTGTGGGATCTGCAGAATCCAACCCGTCGGAAAACCGCATCTCTAACGAATCCCCGGTCGGCCAGGCCTTGCTTGGCAAACGCAAGGGGGATATCGTTGATGTGAACGTGCCAGCTGGTGTGATCCAGTATGAAATTTTAGATATTAAAAGATAAAGATGATGGGGGAGAACCACAACAGGGGTATCTCCCTCTTTGTGGCTTTTAGCGTTGTAATGAACGTGGTATAGTAATACTAGTTTGTTAGCTAGTTGTGAATGAGGATACAACTGTAAATTTATCTCTTGTTGGGCAAAAAGAAGGAGTTGAACTCGATATGAGTGAGGAATTAAATGATCAGTTACAAGTACGCAGACAAAAAATGCAAGCGTTACGTGAGCAGGGCATTGATCCATTTGGACATCGTTATGACAGACAGGACTATTCCCAGGATATATTGGATCGCTATGACCATATTCCTAAAGAAGAGTTAGACCCACAAGAGCACGAAGTTCAAATCGCTGGTCGCATCATGACCAAAAGAGGTCAGGGAAAAGCAGGTTTTGCCCATATTCAGGACCTAAAAGGGCGTATCCAGATCTATGTTCGCCTGGACCAAGTAGGGGAAGAGGCATATGAATTATTTAAACAAGCTGACTTAGGGGATATTGTGGGCATACAGGGCACCGTGTTTAAAACCAAACGGGGTGAAACAACGGTAAAGGCCAAAACCTTTGTTTTGTTAACCAAGGCATTGCGTCCTCTCCCTGATAAGTATCATGGATTAAAAGATGTAGAACAGCGTTACCGCAAACGCTACGTTGATTTGATTATAAATCCGGAAGTGAAGCAAACCTTTGTGACACGCAGCCGCATTATCCAAGCTATTCGCAACTATTTGGACAAGCTTGGTTTTCTGGAAGTAGAGACCCCCACATTACATACCATTGCCGGGGGAGCAGCTGCCCGTCCGTTTATTACCCATCACAATGCCCTGGATATGGAATTATATCTGCGTATTGCCATTGAGTTGCACCTAAAGCGCTTGATCGTGGGCGGCATGGAGAAGGTCTATGAGATTGGCCGCGTTT
Encoded here:
- a CDS encoding anthranilate synthase component I family protein, coding for MMFKPALGELKTKLKDHHTYFPLALKFDFDHQYWFALYRHLTQGLHYHVLLESGRAGRYSVMACQPVCVLKGKNKELVITELNGQEQPVQQQVLRGNLLDLLRRWTASRQAPAVNDLPHFCGGLLGFFSYDLTREIERLPQWSQDDLKLPDIYLLVFERVLVYDHEQDQHWLVVCQRSSGDLEQNYAEAKACLLQWRDQLVAVANTLQHQGEQEETTRTLSLWRHHSQQQDQRQDIHPSFSKEAFIDAVQKVRDYIAAGDVFQANLSVRQSRPLLVPPVQVYKALREINPSPYMGYLHFPDMQVVCGSPEQLIRLKRGQLNTRPIAGTRPRGMNREEDLRLARELINHQKERAEHVMLVDLERNDLGRVCRFGSVKVTEFMVIEEYSHVMHIVSNVQGQLAAGKDAIDVIRAVFPGGTITGAPKVRTMEIIEELEPVRRGLYTGSIGWIDFNGDMELNIVIRTLLAKDGWAHVQAGAGIVIDSVPEKEYQESLNKAKALWKALEQSEARVSLSLVEGGRER
- the pabA gene encoding aminodeoxychorismate/anthranilate synthase component II, coding for MIVMIDNYDSFTYNLVQYLGELGEELHVYRNDAIDLQGIQRLNPDYIMISPGPCTPNEAGISLDVIRHFAGKIPIFGVCLGHQSIAQVFGGKVVRAERVMHGKTSPIYHDGKTVFDQVPSPFEATRYHSLIVDKESLPSELEVSAWTEEGEIMAIRHKHLPIEGVQFHPESIITQHGKTLLKNFIQYYAPSKT
- the pabC gene encoding aminodeoxychorismate lyase; amino-acid sequence: MFLILNGEVVAHEQATISVYDHGFLYGAGLFETFRTYKGHPFLLDDHLARLEKGCREIGLPWQADRERVVWQIEQLLKANNLEDGRFRLNVSAGAAPVGLPSTPYDKVTEILFVSPVSPAPDYKILRTVSVRRNEPEGDERWKSHHFLNNLLAQREVPAGAEGVMLTKSGKVAEGVVSNLFFVKQGKLYTPALSTGILNGITRQWVLAMSAILGIPVEEGEYDLAFAQEADEVFITNSVQELVAVTQWDERSYPCPCSHLVTQRLRDCYNRYKTKLWSIDEIGAYSIDKGEHR
- the folP gene encoding dihydropteroate synthase translates to MTRGKIKAGPYTLDFSQQTYVMGILNVTPDSFSDGGKHQRVDQAVDHAARIITDGADIIDIGGESTRPGATPVPEEEELERVIPVVEALASRFDVPLSVDTYKANVAREALKKGAHIINDVWGAKADESMAQVAKETGAPIILMHNRHNKDYQHLIRDMINDLYESIQLVRQAGVKEEQIILDPGIGFAKTYEHNLEVMRSLDAFTALGYPVLLGTSRKSMIGHTLNLPVDQRVEGTIATVCLGIAKGCAIVRVHDVKEVCRAVKMMDVMLGRKGGGQHR
- the folB gene encoding dihydroneopterin aldolase, whose translation is MDKIVFQGMQFYAYHGVFAEENKLGQSYIVDVEAYLDLSAAGQSDRLEDTIDYSLIYQLVQGIMARKVYRLVEAVAEDIAGQILDTFEQVQAVKVKVTKPTPPIPGHYAGVAVEIKRNRDAGGDTS
- the folK gene encoding 2-amino-4-hydroxy-6-hydroxymethyldihydropteridine diphosphokinase; translated protein: MSTLPFYLALGSNLGQRESYLQQALNHIADHPDMRLNQLSSIYETAPVGYVEQPAFLNMVVKGETSLPAQELLHFIQSIEKKLGRTRDVRWGPRTIDIDMLLYDHISLKTEHLELPHPRMTERAFVLVPLAEIAPNMVIPGTYQPVRHLLEQVNREGVEKWKKIGFMLGEDGYVHFAS
- a CDS encoding helix-turn-helix domain-containing protein; amino-acid sequence: MEEDRLYAWGRRIRAFRKLKGYTQKELARALHVSVSVLGAVERGYKAPSPEFLAEIAQVLEVDLQELKGDMDQENGERGDNDDASNRPY
- the dusB gene encoding tRNA dihydrouridine synthase DusB — protein: MTLQIAHIKFKNPVVLAPMAGVCNPAFRLIAKEFGAGLVCAEMVSDKALIHGNLRTKKMLYVDERERPMSLQIFGGDRQTLVEAAKIVDKQTNADIIDINMGCPAPKIIKCDAGAKWLLDPNKVYEMVAAVADAVEKPVTVKMRIGWDEEHIYAVENALAAERGGAQAVAVHGRTRAQMYEGKARWDVIKQVKEAVNIPVIGNGDVDSPQKAKQMLDEIGVDGVMIGRAALGNPWMLYRTVKYLEEGKLYPEPTPKERIDICQLHMDRLIALKGEKIAIQEMRKHASWYIKGIRGAAKIRNQINQAETRDQLLSILYDFVAPFEEQAQAV
- the greA gene encoding transcription elongation factor GreA gives rise to the protein MSEKETILTAEGLKKLEQELEHLKSVKRKEVAERIKLAISYGDISENSEYDDAKNEQAFIEGRIITLEKMLRNARVIQDDEVDTEIVGIGSRVTLKDLEFDDVVEYTIVGSAESNPSENRISNESPVGQALLGKRKGDIVDVNVPAGVIQYEILDIKR
- the lysS gene encoding lysine--tRNA ligase — its product is MSEELNDQLQVRRQKMQALREQGIDPFGHRYDRQDYSQDILDRYDHIPKEELDPQEHEVQIAGRIMTKRGQGKAGFAHIQDLKGRIQIYVRLDQVGEEAYELFKQADLGDIVGIQGTVFKTKRGETTVKAKTFVLLTKALRPLPDKYHGLKDVEQRYRKRYVDLIINPEVKQTFVTRSRIIQAIRNYLDKLGFLEVETPTLHTIAGGAAARPFITHHNALDMELYLRIAIELHLKRLIVGGMEKVYEIGRVYRNEGISTRHNPEFTMLELYEAYADFEDIMELTEKLIEHVALEVLGTTTITYGEHEVNLATPWKRVSMVEAIKEVVGIDFSQQMSDEEARALADEHGVEIEKHMTFGHIVNEFFEQKVEGTLIQPTFVYGHPLAISPLAKKNDKDPRFTDRFELFIVGREHANAFTELNDPIDQRERFEAQLVEREKGNEEAHSMDEDFIEALEYGMPPTGGLGIGIDRLVMLLTNSPSIRDVLLFPTMREKDNT